The DNA sequence TCTGTGAGGCGATCGGCAAAAACGCCTTATCACTACTTGAGCCAGGATGGGGAATACTAACTCACTGCAATGCTGGAACAATAGCAACATCCGGATTAGGTACGGCCTTAGCACCTATTTATCTGGGACAAGCTGAAAGTTATGATTTCAAAGTGTTTGCAGATGAAACAAGACCTTTACTTCAGGGAGCCCGGCTTACAGCATGGGAACTGAAAGAGGCAGGGGTGGATGTTACGCTGATATGCGACAATATGGCTTCCATCGTTATGAAGGAAGGGAAGATACAAGCCGTTCTGGTGGGGTGCGACAGGGTTGTGGCCAATGGTGATGTAGCTAATAAAATAGGAACTTCCGGTGTGGCAATATTGGCAAATTATTACAGCATACCTTTTTATGTATGTGCACCTTTATCGACGATAGATTTAAAATGCGAAACGGGAGATAGCATTGAAATAGAGATCCGCAATGGGGAAGAGATAACTTCAAAATGGTACGAGAAGCCTATGGCTCCTGAAGGTGTCAATACGTATAATCCTTGCTTTGACGTGACTGACCACAAAATAATAACAGCAATTATTACAGAAAAAGGTATTGCTTACCCTCCATATGAAAATAGCCTTAAGAAATTTTTTGAATAGTAGAAATTTTTGAAAGAAGAAAGGAGACAAAAAATGTTTTTTTCTGGTGATAGCAAGCTGCAGCTCCCCTGTGAAAGATTTACTGTGATATACAGAATTTGGGGTGATAAACAAGAAGCTCATGAAAAAGCAAAGGATATTTGTATTGAACAGACCGTAGAATTCCCTGAGGAATTTATTCCAAAAGGAGTGATAGCAAATAATATTGTAGGAAGAATAGAATCTTTTGAATCCTATGATAAAAAAAGCTATACAGCATTTATCAGTTATCCCGTGGAAGCTGCTGCAAATGAGTTTACCCAGCTTTTAAACGTCATTTTTGGGAATATAAGTATGAAACCCGGTATAAAAGTTGAAAAACTGGACCTCCCTGAGTCAGTGCTTAAGAATTTTAAAGGACCAAGATATGGCAAAGAGGGCTTAAGACAGCTGTTGGGAGTTGAAAATCGTCCGTTGTTATCTACGGCACTTAAACCAATGGGTCTGACCAATAAGGAATTAGCAGATCTTGCGTATAAATTTGCACTTGGGGGCATAGACATAATAAAGGATGACCATGGTATATCTAATCAGGCTTTTTCTCCTTTTGAGGAAAGAGTTCATCTTTGTGTGGAGGCTGTAGAAAGGGCAAATAGAGAAACAGGAAATAGAACAATCTATGTGCCGAATATTACTGCTGAAAGCAACCAAATCGTAAACAGAGCCAGACTGGCAAAGGAAATTGGGGCAGGTGGGCTCATGATTGCGCCTGGGCTTACAGGTCTGGATGTTATGAAACAAATTGCTGAAGACGATAGCATAGCGCTTCCTATCATAAGTCATCCAGCTTTCCAGGGAAGTTATGTTTTGGGCAATAACGGAATATCTCAACAGGCGCTTTTTGGACAAATCGCCCGTCTTGCTGGAGCCGATGGGACTATTTTTCCAACCTTTGGCGGCCGTTTCTCATTTAGCCGTGAACAATGCATAAACATAGCGCACGCTTCAGAGGAAAAGATGGGTAATCTGAAGCCGATTTTCCCTTGCCCTGCAGGCGGGATGAGTCTTGAAAGCATTCCCGAATCGCTGCAAGCATACGGAAATGATGTGATTTTCCTCGTAGGAGGAGGCTTATTTAAACATGGGCCTGATATTATCCAGAACTGTAAATATTTTCGTGGGCTAGTCGAGAAGATCAGCAATGTCTGAGATTTGAAGTTGGATTGATT is a window from the Trichococcus shcherbakoviae genome containing:
- the mtnA gene encoding S-methyl-5-thioribose-1-phosphate isomerase; translation: MDGFQNSGVAVTESVRLDDDNNALIILDQTLLPNEKKYLEVKKIEDVWEAIHSLRVRGAPAIGIAAAFGIYLWAKSSQSETYENLFEDFIKGKDFLATSRPTAVNLFWALDRMEDRLKAEEHNKKAEMIAALKDEAEKIRLEDEQVCEAIGKNALSLLEPGWGILTHCNAGTIATSGLGTALAPIYLGQAESYDFKVFADETRPLLQGARLTAWELKEAGVDVTLICDNMASIVMKEGKIQAVLVGCDRVVANGDVANKIGTSGVAILANYYSIPFYVCAPLSTIDLKCETGDSIEIEIRNGEEITSKWYEKPMAPEGVNTYNPCFDVTDHKIITAIITEKGIAYPPYENSLKKFFE
- a CDS encoding RuBisCO large subunit C-terminal-like domain-containing protein, whose product is MKEERRQKMFFSGDSKLQLPCERFTVIYRIWGDKQEAHEKAKDICIEQTVEFPEEFIPKGVIANNIVGRIESFESYDKKSYTAFISYPVEAAANEFTQLLNVIFGNISMKPGIKVEKLDLPESVLKNFKGPRYGKEGLRQLLGVENRPLLSTALKPMGLTNKELADLAYKFALGGIDIIKDDHGISNQAFSPFEERVHLCVEAVERANRETGNRTIYVPNITAESNQIVNRARLAKEIGAGGLMIAPGLTGLDVMKQIAEDDSIALPIISHPAFQGSYVLGNNGISQQALFGQIARLAGADGTIFPTFGGRFSFSREQCINIAHASEEKMGNLKPIFPCPAGGMSLESIPESLQAYGNDVIFLVGGGLFKHGPDIIQNCKYFRGLVEKISNV